One stretch of Actinacidiphila sp. DG2A-62 DNA includes these proteins:
- a CDS encoding glycosyltransferase: MNILVWHVHGSWLTAFLQGPHTYLLPVTAGRGPDGLGRARTWRWPDTARELPPARLAQTPIDLMLLQRPHELDLARQWTGRRPGEDVPAVYVEHNSPDRSPVGTRHPLAERADIPVVHVTHFNRLMWDSGRAPTTVIEHGVPDPGPLWTGEQERAAVVVNDPVRRGRVVGADLLPEFARTAPLDVFGMRTRPLEAIEGVRAHDLPQGELHRAMARRRLYLHPVRWTSLGLSLLEAMLIGLPPVALDTTEVREAVPDGAGVVSNRPEVLHGAVRGFLADHELARATGERARAAALARYGLPRFLDDWERLMKEVTR; the protein is encoded by the coding sequence GTGAACATCCTCGTCTGGCACGTGCACGGTTCCTGGCTGACCGCGTTCCTCCAGGGACCGCACACCTACCTGCTGCCGGTGACCGCGGGCCGCGGCCCGGACGGCCTCGGCCGCGCCCGCACCTGGCGGTGGCCGGACACCGCGCGGGAGCTTCCGCCGGCCCGGCTGGCGCAGACGCCGATCGACCTGATGCTGCTCCAGCGCCCGCACGAGCTGGACCTGGCCCGGCAGTGGACCGGCCGCCGGCCGGGCGAGGACGTGCCCGCGGTCTACGTCGAGCACAACAGCCCCGACCGCTCGCCCGTGGGCACCCGGCATCCGCTGGCGGAGCGCGCGGACATCCCCGTCGTGCACGTCACCCACTTCAACCGGCTGATGTGGGACAGCGGCCGGGCCCCCACGACGGTGATCGAGCACGGCGTGCCCGATCCCGGCCCGCTGTGGACCGGTGAGCAGGAGCGGGCGGCGGTCGTGGTCAACGACCCGGTGCGCCGCGGCCGGGTGGTCGGCGCCGACCTGCTGCCGGAGTTCGCGCGCACCGCGCCGCTGGACGTCTTCGGCATGCGCACCCGGCCGCTGGAGGCCATCGAGGGCGTGCGCGCCCACGACCTGCCGCAGGGCGAACTGCACCGGGCGATGGCCCGCCGGCGGCTGTATCTGCACCCGGTGCGCTGGACGTCGCTGGGCCTGTCGCTGCTGGAGGCGATGCTGATCGGCCTGCCGCCGGTGGCGCTGGACACCACCGAGGTGCGCGAGGCCGTGCCGGACGGCGCCGGGGTCGTCAGCAACCGCCCCGAGGTCCTGCACGGCGCGGTCCGCGGCTTCCTCGCCGACCACGAGCTCGCCCGCGCCACCGGCGAGCGGGCCAGGGCCGCGGCACTGGCCCGCTACGGACTACCGCGCTTCCTGGACGACTGGGAGCGCCTGATGAAAGAGGTCACGCGATGA
- a CDS encoding glycosyltransferase family 9 protein, whose amino-acid sequence MDSFGDVLLAGPAVRAVAEHADHVTLLCGPAGAAAGRLLPGVDEVLTWAAPWEGFNPPDVRQADVVGTAERLREARFDAGLILTSYHQSPLPTALMLRLAGVPYLGADSEDHPGRLLDVRHRRLPDRHEAQAALDTAAAMGFTPRARDDGRLRVLPAPDTATLTGNGPYVVVHPGASVAARAWPPERCREAVELLADSGYRVVVTGGPEETGLTRRVSAGVAVDLGGRTDARTLSGVLRLADALVCGNTGPAHLAAAVGTPVVSLFSPVVPAARWRPYGVPLVLLGDQDAACAGSRARDCPVPGHPCLSEVTAQDVRRAVHKILQEAR is encoded by the coding sequence CTGGACAGCTTCGGGGACGTGCTGCTCGCCGGGCCCGCGGTGCGCGCGGTCGCCGAGCACGCGGACCACGTCACCCTGCTGTGCGGGCCGGCCGGGGCCGCGGCCGGGCGGCTGCTGCCCGGCGTGGACGAGGTGCTGACCTGGGCCGCGCCCTGGGAGGGCTTCAACCCGCCGGACGTGCGGCAGGCCGATGTGGTGGGGACGGCCGAACGGCTGCGGGAGGCGCGGTTCGACGCCGGGCTGATCCTCACCTCGTACCACCAGAGCCCGCTGCCCACCGCGCTGATGCTGCGGCTGGCCGGCGTCCCGTACCTGGGCGCGGACAGCGAGGACCACCCCGGCCGGCTGCTGGACGTGCGGCACCGCCGCCTGCCGGACCGGCACGAGGCGCAGGCCGCGCTCGACACCGCCGCGGCCATGGGCTTCACGCCGCGTGCGCGCGACGACGGGCGACTGCGGGTGCTGCCCGCCCCCGACACCGCGACGCTCACCGGCAACGGGCCGTACGTGGTGGTCCACCCCGGCGCGAGCGTCGCGGCCCGCGCCTGGCCGCCCGAACGCTGCCGCGAGGCGGTGGAGCTGCTGGCCGACAGCGGCTACCGGGTGGTGGTCACCGGCGGCCCGGAGGAGACCGGCCTCACCCGCCGGGTGAGCGCCGGGGTGGCGGTGGACCTCGGCGGCCGGACCGACGCGCGGACCCTGTCCGGTGTGCTCCGCCTGGCCGACGCGCTGGTCTGCGGCAACACCGGGCCGGCCCATCTGGCCGCCGCGGTCGGCACGCCGGTGGTCTCGCTGTTCTCCCCCGTCGTGCCGGCGGCCCGGTGGCGCCCCTACGGCGTGCCGCTGGTGCTGCTGGGCGACCAGGACGCGGCGTGCGCCGGCAGCCGGGCCCGCGACTGCCCGGTGCCCGGCCACCCCTGCCTGTCCGAGGTGACCGCCCAGGACGTGCGGCGCGCGGTGCACAAGATCCTTCAGGAGGCACGGTGA
- a CDS encoding D-glycero-alpha-D-manno-heptose-1,7-bisphosphate 7-phosphatase, with the protein MRPATPVGAATTPVTPPMAAMPVVPPEHAYPPPAGSPGVAAGPAGVWRPRAVLLDRDGTLVHDVPYNGDPAKVRPMPGAARALRELRASGVLLGVVSNQSGVGRGLLTADQVRRVNARVGELLGPFAVWEVCPHRPDAGCACRKPRPGLVLRAARRLGVRPGDCVVLGDIGADAEAAEAAGARAVIVPTPVTRPAEYADRPTAPDLLTATRRILAGGWPR; encoded by the coding sequence ATGAGGCCGGCGACGCCCGTGGGGGCCGCGACGACACCGGTGACGCCGCCGATGGCCGCGATGCCGGTGGTGCCACCGGAGCACGCGTACCCGCCGCCGGCGGGATCGCCGGGCGTCGCGGCAGGCCCCGCGGGGGTGTGGCGACCGCGGGCCGTGCTGCTGGACCGGGACGGCACCCTGGTGCACGACGTGCCCTACAACGGCGACCCGGCGAAGGTGCGGCCGATGCCCGGCGCCGCGCGGGCGCTCCGCGAACTGCGGGCGTCCGGCGTGCTGCTGGGCGTGGTCAGCAACCAGTCGGGGGTCGGCCGGGGCCTGCTGACCGCCGATCAGGTGCGGCGGGTCAACGCGCGGGTGGGCGAGCTGCTCGGCCCGTTCGCGGTCTGGGAGGTTTGCCCGCACCGCCCGGACGCGGGCTGCGCGTGCCGCAAGCCGCGGCCCGGCCTGGTGCTCCGCGCCGCGCGCCGGCTGGGCGTACGGCCCGGGGACTGCGTGGTGCTCGGCGACATCGGCGCCGACGCGGAGGCGGCCGAGGCGGCGGGGGCGCGCGCCGTGATCGTGCCGACGCCGGTCACCCGCCCGGCCGAGTACGCCGACCGGCCCACCGCCCCCGACCTGCTCACGGCGACGCGCCGCATCCTCGCCGGGGGGTGGCCCCGGTGA
- a CDS encoding glycosyltransferase family 2 protein, giving the protein MTAPSGRTPAYSVVVPTLARPCLADCLAALAAAGSPEPAEVIVVVDLPGGAVSPQADAEALREAAGGLAERLRLVPGGGRGPAAARNAGARAAHGEWVVFLDDDVRVTAGWAGRLAADLAGAGPGTGGVQGRLRVPLPVGRRPTDWERGTAGLEDAAWATADMAYRTAALRAVGGFDERFPRAFREDADLALRMLDAGWELTRGRRETLHPVRPADPWVSVRVQRGNADDALMTRLHGADWWERAGAPRGRLPRHAVVALAAAAAPVALALGRRRAAAGWAALWALGTAEFAWARIAPGPRTADEVAAMVLTSCAIPPLAVAHWLSGRVRHRAAGPWTGGAA; this is encoded by the coding sequence ATGACGGCTCCCTCCGGCCGGACGCCCGCGTACTCGGTGGTGGTGCCGACGCTGGCCCGCCCCTGCCTGGCCGACTGCCTGGCCGCCCTGGCGGCGGCGGGCTCCCCGGAGCCGGCGGAGGTGATCGTGGTCGTCGACCTGCCCGGCGGCGCCGTGTCGCCGCAGGCGGACGCGGAAGCGCTGCGGGAGGCCGCCGGCGGCCTGGCGGAGCGACTGCGGCTGGTGCCCGGCGGCGGCCGCGGGCCGGCCGCCGCCCGCAACGCCGGAGCCCGTGCCGCGCACGGCGAGTGGGTGGTCTTCCTGGACGACGACGTGCGGGTGACCGCCGGCTGGGCCGGGCGCCTGGCCGCGGACCTGGCGGGCGCGGGGCCCGGCACGGGCGGGGTCCAGGGACGGCTGCGGGTGCCGCTGCCGGTCGGCCGCAGGCCCACCGACTGGGAGCGCGGCACCGCGGGCCTGGAGGACGCGGCCTGGGCCACCGCGGACATGGCCTACCGGACGGCGGCACTGCGCGCGGTCGGCGGCTTCGACGAGCGGTTCCCGCGCGCGTTCCGCGAGGACGCCGACCTGGCGCTGCGGATGCTGGACGCCGGCTGGGAGCTGACCCGCGGCCGGCGGGAGACCCTGCACCCGGTACGGCCCGCGGACCCCTGGGTGTCGGTGCGGGTGCAGCGCGGCAACGCCGACGACGCGCTGATGACGCGGCTGCACGGAGCCGACTGGTGGGAGCGGGCCGGTGCGCCGCGCGGCCGGCTCCCCCGGCACGCCGTGGTGGCGCTGGCCGCGGCGGCGGCCCCGGTCGCGCTGGCGCTCGGCCGCCGGCGGGCCGCCGCGGGATGGGCGGCGCTGTGGGCGCTGGGCACCGCGGAGTTCGCCTGGGCGAGGATCGCGCCGGGTCCGCGGACCGCCGACGAGGTGGCGGCGATGGTCCTGACGAGCTGCGCGATCCCGCCGCTCGCGGTCGCCCACTGGCTGAGCGGCCGGGTCCGGCACCGCGCCGCGGGTCCATGGACGGGCGGTGCGGCATGA
- a CDS encoding carbamoyltransferase family protein, translating to MRVLGVNALFHDPSAALVVDGRTVAAAEEERFSRRKHGKRPVPFSAWELPGQAARWCLEQAGLSPADLDAVAYSYDPALARPAADLGLHDPYDPVRQDYARAAPDFLAEELPGLDPDKVRFVAHHVAHAASAGLAAPHPDNAVLVLDGRGECASHLAGRYRGGTLEVLGSQALPDSLGLFYEDLTEHLGFLRSSDEFKVMALASYGRPRFADRLRAHAHGTGDGGFRARPVPWADLVPARAPGAPWTQEHADLAASAQLCLEEVLLDLAGWLHERTGEPVLTLAGGVALNCVANTRLWRESPFDRVWVQPAAGDAGTALGAALHVASRKDPTEPMPTPALGRGWGEEELREVLEAARVPYVRPPDIARTVAEALARDEVVAWFQGRSEYGPRALGHRSLLAHPGRADNVERLNAVKGREEFRPVAPMVRAERAAEVFDGPLPSPYMLFVHDVRPPWRGRIPAVVHVDGTARVQTVEDREEPLVARMLGHFERLTGLPAVVNTSLNTAGRPMVDSPRDALECFGSAPVGLLAIGPFAVRRGRAFS from the coding sequence ATGCGCGTGCTGGGCGTCAACGCCCTCTTCCACGACCCGTCCGCCGCCCTGGTGGTCGACGGCCGCACGGTCGCCGCCGCCGAGGAGGAGCGGTTCTCCCGGCGCAAGCACGGCAAGCGCCCGGTGCCGTTCTCCGCCTGGGAGCTGCCCGGGCAGGCGGCCCGCTGGTGCCTGGAGCAGGCCGGCCTGTCCCCCGCCGACCTCGACGCGGTGGCGTACTCCTACGACCCCGCCCTGGCGCGGCCCGCCGCCGACCTGGGCCTGCACGACCCGTACGACCCGGTCCGGCAGGACTACGCGCGCGCGGCCCCGGACTTCCTCGCCGAGGAGCTGCCCGGGCTCGACCCGGACAAGGTGCGCTTCGTCGCGCACCACGTCGCGCACGCCGCCTCGGCGGGGCTCGCGGCGCCGCACCCGGACAACGCGGTGCTGGTGCTGGACGGGCGCGGGGAGTGCGCCTCCCACCTGGCCGGCCGTTACCGCGGCGGCACGCTGGAGGTACTCGGCTCCCAGGCGCTCCCCGACTCGCTGGGGCTGTTCTACGAGGACCTCACCGAGCACCTGGGCTTCCTGCGCAGCAGCGACGAGTTCAAGGTGATGGCCCTGGCGTCGTACGGCAGGCCGCGGTTCGCCGACCGGCTGCGCGCCCACGCGCACGGCACCGGCGACGGCGGCTTCAGGGCCCGACCGGTGCCGTGGGCCGACCTCGTACCGGCGCGCGCGCCCGGCGCCCCCTGGACGCAGGAGCACGCCGACCTCGCGGCGAGCGCGCAGCTGTGCCTGGAGGAGGTGCTGCTCGACCTCGCGGGGTGGCTGCACGAGCGGACCGGTGAGCCAGTGCTCACACTGGCCGGCGGCGTCGCCCTGAACTGCGTGGCCAACACCCGGCTGTGGCGCGAGTCGCCGTTCGATCGGGTGTGGGTGCAGCCGGCCGCCGGCGACGCGGGCACCGCGCTCGGCGCCGCCCTGCACGTCGCCTCGCGCAAGGACCCGACCGAGCCGATGCCGACGCCCGCGCTGGGCCGCGGCTGGGGCGAGGAGGAGCTGCGGGAGGTGCTGGAAGCGGCGCGGGTGCCGTACGTCCGCCCGCCGGACATCGCGCGGACCGTCGCGGAGGCGCTGGCCCGCGACGAGGTGGTGGCGTGGTTCCAGGGCCGGTCCGAGTACGGTCCGCGGGCCCTGGGCCACCGTTCGCTGCTGGCCCACCCGGGCCGGGCGGACAACGTGGAGCGGCTCAACGCGGTCAAGGGCCGCGAGGAGTTCCGGCCGGTGGCGCCGATGGTGCGGGCGGAGCGGGCCGCCGAGGTGTTCGACGGGCCGCTGCCGAGCCCGTACATGCTCTTCGTGCACGACGTGCGGCCGCCGTGGCGCGGGCGGATCCCCGCGGTGGTCCACGTGGACGGCACCGCGCGGGTGCAGACCGTCGAGGACCGCGAGGAGCCGCTGGTGGCGCGGATGCTCGGGCACTTCGAGCGGCTGACCGGGCTGCCCGCGGTGGTCAACACCAGCCTCAACACCGCGGGACGGCCGATGGTCGACAGCCCCCGCGACGCGCTGGAGTGCTTCGGCTCGGCGCCGGTGGGCCTGCTGGCGATCGGCCCCTTCGCGGTACGGCGCGGGAGGGCGTTCTCATGA
- a CDS encoding UDP-glucuronic acid decarboxylase family protein, whose amino-acid sequence MSLAVPAPDWRRALVTGGAGFLGSHLCERLLDSDVEVDCADNLLSGSRDNVAHLEERPGFRFVECDVADPGAVGKLPGPYDVILHFACPASPADYLAHPLQTLDVGSTGTRNALGLAARDGARLLLASTSEVYGDPLVHPQREDYWGNVNPVGPRSVYDESKRFAEALVTAHVRTHGTDAGIVRLFNTYGPRMRAHDGRVVPSFICQALAGDPVTVAGDGSQTRSLCYVDDTVEGVLTVAATRSVRPVNIGGTDEVSVLDLARQIIELTGSRSRICHVERPEDDPERRRPDTTLAHELLGWEPRVPWAEGIKRTIDHFASRTGVPSAGAGRR is encoded by the coding sequence ATGTCTCTTGCCGTGCCCGCCCCCGACTGGCGGCGCGCCCTCGTGACCGGGGGTGCGGGTTTCCTCGGCTCCCACCTGTGCGAGCGCCTGCTGGATTCGGATGTCGAAGTCGACTGCGCCGACAACCTGCTGTCCGGGTCCCGGGACAACGTCGCGCACCTGGAGGAACGGCCCGGGTTCCGCTTCGTGGAGTGCGACGTCGCCGACCCCGGCGCCGTCGGGAAGCTGCCGGGGCCGTACGACGTGATCCTGCACTTCGCCTGTCCCGCCTCCCCGGCGGACTACCTCGCGCACCCGCTGCAGACGCTGGACGTCGGCAGCACGGGGACCCGCAACGCGCTGGGTCTGGCGGCCCGCGACGGCGCGCGCCTGCTGCTCGCCTCCACCTCCGAGGTGTACGGCGATCCCCTGGTGCACCCGCAGCGCGAGGACTACTGGGGGAACGTCAACCCGGTCGGCCCGCGCAGCGTCTACGACGAGTCCAAGCGGTTCGCCGAGGCGCTGGTCACCGCCCATGTCCGCACCCACGGCACCGACGCGGGCATCGTGCGGCTGTTCAACACCTACGGCCCCCGGATGCGCGCGCACGACGGCCGGGTGGTGCCGTCGTTCATCTGCCAGGCGCTGGCCGGCGACCCGGTGACGGTGGCCGGCGACGGCAGCCAGACCCGTTCGCTGTGCTACGTGGACGACACCGTCGAGGGCGTGCTGACCGTGGCCGCCACCCGCTCGGTGCGGCCGGTGAACATCGGCGGCACCGACGAGGTCAGCGTCCTGGACCTGGCCCGGCAGATCATCGAGCTGACCGGGTCGCGTTCGCGGATCTGCCACGTGGAGCGGCCGGAGGACGACCCGGAGCGCCGCCGCCCCGACACCACGCTCGCCCACGAGCTGCTCGGCTGGGAGCCGCGGGTGCCCTGGGCCGAGGGCATCAAGCGGACCATCGACCATTTCGCGTCACGGACCGGCGTCCCCTCCGCCGGCGCCGGCCGGCGCTGA
- a CDS encoding GPR1/FUN34/YaaH family transporter, producing the protein MGEGRGTGHGGRAAAEEQGTQPPAAGPNGARAEGPGADRAGRPDAGPAGGPNAGPAGEAGAGRDAEPDVDELRRDAEPDAVELRPDGVTRIMLRPLGSSLPLGFFAFGTASVLLTALELHWVPEQQTRQVMLLVLVFVVPLELVAAVFAFLARDAGAASAMGVFAGVWAGGALTMAMGRPGETSPVLALFLLTVAPVMLALFCASLPGKPAFGALLLLGACRFVLVGAYEAGAPNAVQTVAGWFGVALGAFALYGGLALLLEDGAQRTVLPVGRRGRARLSLEGDLGHQIHRTEREAGVRRQL; encoded by the coding sequence ATGGGCGAGGGACGCGGAACCGGGCACGGAGGCCGTGCGGCCGCCGAGGAGCAGGGCACGCAGCCGCCGGCCGCCGGACCGAACGGCGCGCGGGCCGAAGGACCGGGCGCGGACCGGGCGGGCCGACCGGATGCCGGGCCGGCCGGCGGACCGAACGCCGGGCCGGCCGGCGAAGCCGGCGCCGGGCGCGACGCGGAGCCGGACGTGGACGAGCTGCGGCGCGACGCGGAGCCGGACGCCGTCGAGCTGCGGCCCGACGGGGTCACGCGGATCATGCTGCGCCCGCTGGGCAGCAGCCTCCCGCTGGGTTTCTTCGCCTTCGGCACCGCGAGCGTGCTGCTCACCGCGCTCGAACTGCACTGGGTGCCGGAGCAGCAGACCCGTCAGGTGATGCTGCTGGTGCTGGTCTTCGTCGTGCCGCTGGAGCTGGTGGCCGCGGTCTTCGCCTTCCTGGCCCGGGACGCCGGCGCTGCCAGCGCCATGGGGGTCTTCGCCGGGGTGTGGGCGGGCGGCGCGCTGACCATGGCGATGGGCAGACCGGGGGAGACCAGCCCGGTGCTCGCGCTGTTCCTGCTGACGGTGGCGCCGGTGATGCTCGCGCTCTTCTGCGCCTCGCTGCCGGGCAAACCGGCCTTCGGCGCGCTGCTGCTGCTCGGCGCCTGCAGGTTCGTGCTGGTCGGCGCGTACGAGGCCGGCGCCCCGAACGCGGTGCAGACCGTGGCCGGCTGGTTCGGCGTGGCGCTGGGCGCGTTCGCGCTCTACGGAGGGCTCGCGCTGCTGCTGGAGGACGGCGCGCAGCGCACCGTGCTGCCGGTCGGCCGCCGCGGCCGGGCCCGGCTCTCGCTGGAGGGCGACCTCGGGCACCAGATCCACCGCACCGAACGCGAGGCCGGCGTCCGGCGGCAGCTGTGA
- a CDS encoding zinc-dependent alcohol dehydrogenase, protein MKAVVWHAIGDIRLDEVPDPGIRDPYDAVVRITTSAICGTDLHFVRGTMPGMKEGRVLGHEAVGVVEEVGPGVRDLRPGDRVVVPSTVACGVCSYCRAGYHAQCDNANPGGPLAGTVFFGGPEAAGGLDGLQAEYARVPYAHAGLVPLPDSVDDGQAVLLSDIYPTAWFGAKLAEVATGDTVAILGGGPVGQAAVACARLQGAGRIVLVDGVPDRLDLARRQHAETVDFNAEDPVEAIRELTGGIGVDRVIDAVGVDAQRPARGPAAPGPKEAAGFDRERDLAAPERDPRGDTWVPGDAPSQAARWAVQAVAKAGTIGTVGVYPPQVETYPFGEAFMKNLTLKSGNCHHRHYLPELVSLVATGALDPTPLITRWSAAQDAISAYESFDRRESGWTKVALGLGGEGAMPPGSGAFAGVGAATTAGTAARGAAPGA, encoded by the coding sequence ATGAAAGCAGTCGTCTGGCACGCGATCGGCGACATCCGCCTCGACGAGGTGCCCGACCCCGGGATCCGGGACCCGTACGACGCGGTCGTGCGGATCACCACCTCCGCGATCTGCGGCACCGACCTGCACTTCGTCCGCGGCACCATGCCCGGGATGAAGGAGGGCCGGGTGCTCGGCCACGAGGCGGTGGGGGTGGTCGAGGAGGTTGGCCCCGGGGTGCGCGACCTGCGCCCGGGCGATCGGGTGGTGGTGCCCTCCACGGTGGCCTGCGGCGTCTGCTCGTACTGCCGGGCCGGCTACCACGCGCAGTGCGACAACGCGAACCCCGGCGGCCCGCTGGCCGGCACGGTGTTCTTCGGCGGCCCCGAGGCGGCCGGCGGGCTCGACGGGCTCCAGGCGGAGTACGCCCGCGTGCCGTACGCGCACGCCGGTCTGGTGCCCCTGCCGGACTCCGTCGACGACGGGCAGGCGGTGCTGCTCTCCGACATCTACCCCACGGCGTGGTTCGGCGCGAAGCTCGCCGAGGTCGCCACCGGGGACACCGTCGCGATCCTCGGCGGCGGACCGGTCGGCCAGGCCGCGGTGGCCTGTGCGCGCCTCCAGGGCGCGGGCCGGATCGTGCTCGTGGACGGGGTGCCCGACCGTCTCGACCTCGCCCGCCGCCAGCACGCGGAGACCGTCGACTTCAACGCCGAGGACCCGGTCGAGGCCATCCGCGAGCTGACCGGGGGGATCGGCGTGGACCGGGTGATCGACGCCGTCGGCGTGGACGCGCAGCGCCCCGCGCGCGGCCCCGCGGCGCCGGGCCCGAAGGAGGCGGCCGGCTTCGACCGCGAACGGGACCTGGCGGCGCCGGAGCGCGACCCGCGCGGCGACACCTGGGTCCCGGGCGACGCGCCCAGCCAGGCCGCGCGCTGGGCGGTCCAGGCGGTCGCCAAGGCCGGCACGATCGGCACGGTCGGCGTCTATCCGCCGCAGGTGGAGACGTACCCCTTCGGTGAGGCCTTCATGAAGAACCTCACGCTGAAGAGCGGCAACTGCCACCACCGGCACTACCTGCCGGAGCTCGTCTCGCTGGTGGCCACCGGCGCGCTCGACCCGACACCGCTGATCACCCGGTGGTCGGCGGCGCAGGACGCGATCAGCGCCTACGAGTCCTTCGACCGCCGCGAGAGCGGTTGGACCAAGGTCGCGCTGGGCCTCGGCGGCGAGGGCGCGATGCCGCCCGGCTCCGGCGCGTTCGCGGGAGTCGGCGCGGCCACCACGGCGGGAACGGCCGCGAGGGGCGCCGCGCCCGGCGCCTGA
- a CDS encoding sigma-70 family RNA polymerase sigma factor: MPPRVRPKHSHDDAPDTQEAFRRLAALPPGPRRDALSQDLVTQWLPMAHRLAARYRDRGEVWDDLRQVAALGLVKAVDRYDPERGAAFATYAVPTIEGELKRHFRDCSWLVHVPRRVQEARARVRAALPEMLRASDTQWPEPAAVAAYTGLTEREAAAGLEALDSFSPLSLDAPLRSQNGAVRSRIGVLADTLGAPDARLGLVVDRESVRPSLRGLTERERTVLYLRFVEDRTQSAIAAHLGVSQVHVSRLIQGVCRRIREEALGAPAPAERSGPARPGRAVSAPAGGTGGT, translated from the coding sequence ATGCCGCCGCGCGTACGGCCCAAGCACTCGCACGACGACGCCCCGGACACCCAGGAGGCGTTCCGGCGACTGGCGGCGCTGCCCCCGGGGCCGCGCCGTGACGCGCTGAGCCAGGACCTGGTCACCCAGTGGCTGCCGATGGCGCACCGGCTGGCGGCGCGCTACCGCGACCGCGGCGAGGTGTGGGACGACCTGCGCCAGGTGGCCGCGCTCGGGCTGGTCAAGGCGGTCGACCGGTACGACCCCGAGCGCGGCGCGGCCTTCGCGACGTACGCCGTCCCCACCATCGAGGGCGAGCTGAAACGGCACTTCAGGGACTGCTCCTGGCTCGTGCACGTGCCGCGACGGGTCCAGGAGGCCAGGGCGCGGGTGCGCGCCGCGCTGCCTGAGATGCTCCGGGCGTCGGACACGCAGTGGCCGGAGCCCGCCGCGGTCGCCGCGTACACCGGGCTGACCGAGCGCGAGGCCGCGGCGGGTCTGGAGGCCCTGGACAGCTTCAGCCCGCTGTCCCTGGACGCTCCGCTGCGTTCGCAGAACGGCGCGGTCCGCTCGCGGATCGGCGTGCTGGCCGACACCCTCGGCGCGCCCGACGCGCGGCTCGGGCTGGTCGTGGACCGCGAGTCGGTGCGGCCGTCGCTGCGCGGCCTGACCGAGCGCGAGCGCACCGTGCTGTACCTGCGGTTCGTCGAGGACCGCACGCAGAGCGCCATCGCCGCGCACCTGGGCGTGTCGCAGGTGCACGTCTCGCGGCTGATCCAGGGGGTGTGCCGGCGCATCCGTGAGGAGGCGCTCGGCGCGCCCGCCCCGGCCGAGCGATCAGGTCCCGCCCGCCCCGGCCGAGCGGTGAGCGCGCCGGCGGGCGGGACGGGCGGGACCTGA